TTCATATCATATTCGAATTTATGATGCAACGGGCAAACTCCACACTTATGGGAAGCTCAATGGACATAAATCAGCTGCTGTATCGATGGAGCAACTCAAAAAAGTGTTAAATGGAGGGGTTGTTCAAGACACACCCAAGGGGATCGCTACCGTTCTTTTGGGGCTACCGATCAAGACGGAAATGGGTACAAAAGCGATGTTTTTGGAAACACTCGCACCGCCCTCCGCCTCTTTTGTAGTCCAGTTTGGCTTAATCTTTGCAAGCTGTTCGTTGATTGCAGGAAGTCTGTTGATTCTGATTGCTTCTGTATACCTGGTGAGACCAATCAAGAAATTGACCAAAGCGACCAAACGGATTGCAGCTGGAGATTTCAATGTCAAGCTGAACATCACGCAAAAGACTGAAATAGGTACGTTGGCTCGCAGTTTTGAAGAGATGATGCACGATCTGCAGCAGTTAGAGCAGATGCGCAGGGAATTCGTTACGAATGTTTCGCACGAGGTTCAGTCTCCACTCACCTCGATATCCGGTTACGCTTCGGCACTGAAGCAGGTAAACCTCTCAGAACAAGAGCGAAACCGTTACCTGGATATCATCATCTCTGAAGCAAAACGAATGTCCAAAATGAGCGATAGCCTGCTCAAGCTGAGTTTGCTTGAATCGCAGTCACAGCAACTGAGGCTCAATACCTTAAGCCTTGATGAACAGATCCGGCGGGTCATTGTGGCACTTCAGCCACAATGGTCTGCACGCAATATTCATTTCGAGCTTGATTTGGAGAACGTGAAGGTAACGGCTGATCACGACCAGTTAAATCAGGTATGGACAAATATCATCGGAAATAGCATCAAGTTTTCCAAGGATGGCGGTATGATTAAAGTCCGTATCGAAGAGGATATCAAAAATGTGACTATCCGAATGTCCGACACGGGCATCGGTATTCCCCTTGAAGACCAGAAGCGTATATTTGAGCGCTTTTTCAAGGCGGATCGTTCCCACAGTCGTAAATATGACGGGAGTGGTATGGGACTTGCAATTGTTAAACAGATCGTGTCTCTTCATCAGGGTGACATCCGAGTGGAAAGTGAACCTGGTCAAGGCACAACCTTTATTATCACGTTGCCAATCCATCCACCAACCGATAATTAGTTTTTTCGGATAATCTGAGGTATAGAATATTCATTCAAGTGTCTAAACAATATTTTCAAGCCATGTATAACATGCAAGCTTCCTTGTATGTTATACATGGCTTTTTTTTGCTTGTTCATACTCCGTTCATATTAAGGTCATAGGGAGTACATCTTTGTTGGTTAGGATTGCATTAGCAATTTGTTAGGCCAATAACAGATGAGGATTGGAGCAGATGAATGTGAATCAACAAACAGACAAAGAAGTGCGGACTAAGAGCAAAACAAAAAAAGTGTTAAGCATTTTGTTAAAAGTGCTTGCCGCAATCATTTTAGCAATTTTACTTTTTGTAGCTACCGTATATACCGTTAATAAAATCAGTAGTTATTCGGAGCAAAAAAGAATGGAGCCGTATGGTCAACAGGTATCCGTGGATGGGAAAAATATGAATGTGTTCATTCAAGGCGAAGGCGAGGAAACGATTGTGCTTCTGCCGGGTTTTGGAACAGCATCACCTGCACTTGATTTTAAGCCACTTATCTCGGAGTTAACTCCATATTATAGAGTCGTCGTGGTGGAACCTTTTGGTTATGGATTAAGTGATCAGACCGAAAGGGAACGCAGTACGGCAAATATCGTCAGTGAAGTACACGAAGCGTTACAGAGTCTACATATTAATCGTTATATCTTGATGGGGCATTCCATTTCAGGGATCTATAGTCTGGATTATGTGAACAAATATGCAGATGAAGTAAGTGCATACGTTGGGCTGGACACCAGTGTTCCAGCGATTAGTGAACAAAAGGTTGAAGCATCAGAAATCGTCCCGATTAGATGGTACCGTAACTTGGGTTTCCCGCGTTTGCAATTGAAAATGAGTGATGATCCATATGCTGGGCTACCGTATGATGAACAAACCAAAGAACAATTGAACATTTTGATACAAAAGAACATGTTTAATTCAACTCAATTAAACGAGATTGTAAGCATGTATTCGAATTTTAAAACAGCTGAGAAGTTAACGTTCCCGGTTGATCTCCCAGTTCTTTTCTTTGTTCAAAAGAATCATCCTGTAGTGAACAATTGGGTTCCCGAACACGAGAAGTTAATAGAGAACTCTGCGCGTGGTGAAATGGTACTGCTGGAAGCAAATCATTATCTATACCGTTCCCATGCCAAAGAAATCGCTGAAAAATTCATGAGTTTTATGGCGCAAAAGTAATATTAATTAACTTGTTCATACTCAGTTCATATTGTCGTCACGGAGAGTACATGTTCATTGGATAAGATTTCACTAGCGGCAAAGAAGAATACCCAACTACCAGTTTAGGACAGGAGAAGATCAGCGTGACACAACCAGTAGGCAAGAAAGCCAAGAATAGAACCAGGGTCAAGAAGGTACGAAATATTATACTTAAAATACTAGGAGCAATCTTAATTGCCATTGTTCTGTTTCTAGGTATTGTTTATATCACAAATGTAATCAGCAGTAATTCTGAGGCGAAAAAGATTGAGTCTTACGGTCAGCATGTATCTGTAGACGGAAAAAATATGAATGTGCTCATTCAAGGTGAAGGCAAGGAAACAATCGTGCTTCTGCCTGGTTATGGAACAGCAACACCAGTGCTTGATTTCAAGTTGCTTATTGATCAATTATCACCATATTACAAAGTTGTTGCTGTTGAACCATTCGGTTATGGATTAAGTGACGAAACTGAAAAAGAAAGAACCACGGAGAATATCGTAAGTGAAATTCATGAAGCTCTGCAACAACTTGATATTCATCAGTACATGCTCATGGGTCACTCCATTGCGGGCATTTACGGCATTGATTATGTGAACAAATATCCGGATGAGGTAACTGCCTTTGTCGGGATTGATAGCAGTGTATCCACCCAACCAAGTATTACAGATGCAAAGTTTCCATTAAAAACATTCGCTTTCCTCAGAAATACAGGTCTCTTGAGATTAATGATGAAAGTGGGTGCAGACCCCTATGAGGGACTTGCGTTCGATGAACAGACGGTTGAGCAGATGAAAATGATCTCGAACAAAAACATGTACAATCCCACGTCATTAAACGAGATGGACCATATTTATTCCAATTTTAAAGGTGCTCAAGGTTTAAGCTTCCCTAAAGAACTTCCACTTCTTCTCTTTGTACAAGCGAATAATGAAGGGGTAGAAGGATGGATCCCATTGCATGAAGGGCAGATCAAAAATTCGGTACATGGGAAAGTAATCACAATGGATGGTTCACATTATTTACACCATACTCAATTCAAAAAAATTGCTGAAGACTTTAGAGCTTTTATGAACGAAGCAAAGTAAATATCTAATTCGGACGATGTCCGTGATGAAAGAGAGAGGCATTCAAAATGAGATTATTTGAGATACTTTTAGTTCTATCCTGCTTCACTTTACTCGTAGACCTGCTATTCATTAAAAAAAGCACAAAGAAAATAGGCTTGGGTATAGGTATAGGAAGCAGCGTCATACTCGTAGCTCACTTATTGGTTGAAGGATACAGATGGCAGTTGCTTTTGGTATATATCATGACGGCTCTATTCATAATCATCGTTTTACTCCGACATTCCGAAAAAATGGTGAATCTAAAAATAGGTAAGGTGTTGAAGTATAGTTTATCTTCCCTAATCGTCATTCTGCTTGTTGCTTCTACCCTTTTGTCGGTATACTTACCTGTCTTTGATCTGCCGAAGCCGGAGGGTCCAGAGAAAGTGGGTACTCAAACCTTCCATTTTATAGATCAGAACAGAGATGAAATCTTGACTGATGATCAAAGTGATCAGAGGGAATTAATGGTTCAACTATGGTACCCAACTGAAAATATGAATAACAAGAAGCGTGACACGCTGTTTCCAAATAATAAAGAAATGTTCAAAACGTATATTCAGAGCTTCTCTGCTTCTTTGAAACTGCCTGAATTTGTGCTCAACTATTGGAAGTATAGTCATAGCAACTCTTATGAAAATGTAGAAATATTACCTTCTACTAGTCCTTATCCAGTGGTGCTGCTATCTCATGGTATGGGAACCAGTAGAGTTCTACAGGCATCACAGGCGGAGAATCTAGCCAGTCATGGATTTATCGTAGTGACAATCGATCATACGTACAGCACGTTTGCTACCCTTTTTCCTGATGGCCGTGTAACGGGTTATACAACAAAGATGACAACCATAGATGACCGCAGAGAAGTTGGCGATATATGGACAAAAGACGTGGAGTTTGTAATTGATCAAATTGAAAAGCTGAATTCAGGTGCAATTGAAAGTCAGTTTAAAGGAAAAATCGATGTAGATAACATCGGTGCGATGGGGCATTCTTTTGGGGGTGCAACGGCGTTTAATGCAACGTATTTAGATCATCGAATCAAGGCCGGGGTTAATATGGATGGGTCACTGAATGAAGTAGAGGATAGAGATGATATAAACAAGCCATTTATGTTTATCAGATCGGGAAATTTTGAAGACTGGTTAGCCAATTTTGAAAAGGATAGAAATTCGAATGACGAGGTAACTAAGTTTCTTTCAGACGAGCTGCACATTATGAAAAATGTTATTGAACATGGGGGAAATGTGATTTATATAGAAGGAACCCAGCACTTCAATTTCACGGATCTTCAATTTTATTCAGAACTGATTAAACTGTCCGGGATCACAGGAGAGATCAATGGTAAAAGAGGATCAAGCATCGTAAATCAATATGTACTCGATTTCTTTAACAAGCAATTGAAAGGAACGGGTGGAAACCTGATTCAGGGGCCGAGCGACATCTACCCAGAGGTGAAATTTGTAGATCCGAAAGAACTCTAATTGAAACTCAGGAGATGATGTGAATGGGACGACAAACGGGAAAACGAACTTCAATCACCGCCTTAACTCTGGTGTTAATGATGTTAGCTCCAATGTCAGTCATGGCCACACCAGCTACGAGTAACAACAGCGATCTGACGTATGAACCAACCAAGAAAATAGTAGCAGAGAAAGCGAAGATCCTTACTGAGACGTACGATACGACCAGTGTGCAATATGCCTTAATCGATGCTGGAGAGATTGTGTTGTCCGGTCAAACGGGCAAGAACGATATAAATAACAAGGTGCCTCTTACTTCGAACACGATCTATGGCATTGGTTCAACCAGTAAAATGGTACTTACCACTGCTGTAATGAAGCTGGTTGACGAAGGCAAGATTGATTTGGATAAGCCTGTTGTGAACTATATCCCTGACTTTAAAATGAAAGATAACCGATACAAACAAATTACAACACGCATGCTGTTGAATCATTCCTCCGGTCTGCTGGGCAGCTCCGGAAGCAATGCTACATTGTACGGGGATAATGACACGTATTCACATGACACATTTCTGGATCAATTGGCGCTACAGAATCTGAAAGCCGATCCAGGAGAATACTCCGTATATTGTAATGATGGTTTTACATTAGCGGAGATTCTGGTCGAAAGGGTTAGTGGCATGGGCTTTACTGCATTTATACACAAATATATTACAGAGCCCCTGGACATGAAACATACCAAAACACCGCAGGATGTGGTTGATCCGGCAGCAATGGCGGGAATCTATTCTCCTTTGGTTGAAGGGCAGCTTCCTCAAGAGAATTATAATATCATCGCTACTGGAGGCATTTATTCCACAGCTGAAGATCTGGTGAAATTCTCACAAATTTTCACGGGAGAGGTCGAAGGCATTCTTTCCAGTAAGTCGGTAGAGGCCATGGCGCAAGAAGAATACAAAAGGGGCATGTGGCCGGAAGATAGCGATACGTCTATATCTTACGGGTTAGGGTGGGATAGTGTGAACTTGTACCCATTCAGTGAATATGGCATCAAGGCTGTTACCAAAGGTGGGGATACCATATCGTATCACTCCTCATTAATCGTACTTCCGGAATACAATCTGGCTGCAGCTGTTACCTCATCAGGTGGGACAAGTGCCAAAGATCAGTTCATTGCTAGTGAATTATTACTCAGCGCACTTGAGGAAAAGGGTATTATTACAGAACGAAAGCCGGAGAAATCGTTTGGCGTGCCAGTGAAGTCAGATATACCTAAAGAAATATCCACGGATGCAGGTATATATGGCAGCAATAATTCGGTTAAGAAGATTGAAATGAATCATGCTGGACAAATGACTGTGTCCACACTCACAGCTCCGAGTAATCCGGCTCAAGAATACACATATACAACGGATGGTACTTTTGTTAACGATAAAGGCACAGAAAAGTTGAAGTTTGTTACGGAGAAGAATGGACGTACTTATCTGTGGTCTCGATCTTATATATCCTTGCCAGGACTTGGGCAGTTGGCTTTCTCCGAATATACAGCGGAGAAGCTGGAAGCCAATGAATTATCTCAGGATATTGCCACCTCATGGGAAAAACGTGAAGGTAAAAGATATTACGTGGTGAATGAGAAATATACATCAACGGTTTATCTGAATTCGTCACCAATTCTCCCTATTCATACTGATAAAGAGACTCCGGGGTATGTGTCCAATATTAAGATTATTGGAGCAAACGAAGCAGTCACTGAGCTTCAGATCCCTGGTATGGCTGGACGTGATACCAAGGAGATTTATTTCGCCGAAAAAAATGGAGTGGAGTACATCACAGCTGTAGGTAGCATATACGCCAGTGAGGAACTTGTACAACGACTCTATTCGGGCAAACAATCTGTAACAACGATTCAAGCAGACGGTTACGCCAAATGGTTTTCTATACCGTCAACGGTGAAAGGTAAAGTCATGAACGTTAAACTGCCTTCAAATGGTGCCTTTGCCGTATATGATCAAAAGGGCATTTGTATTAATCACACCGTAGTCAGCGGTCAGAATGAGGTTGTTTTACCAGAAAACGGCCGCATTGTATTTGCAGGTGACGTGGATTCCACATTTGAAATTTCATTGAAATAGTAACAATAGATTTGGTGCAGTGAAGATGAGGATTTTCGGAGGAGTAAAAATAGTGAAAAACAAAAGAAGTCGCGAAATCGCGGCTTTTTTCTGTTCAAGAGATGATGAACATACGAGCGCAGTTACTTTATTGGAAAATTTAGGTTGACACTTCTTTTTATCGCGTATACAATCGTATACATGAATGCGTTGTATACATATGTATACACGTAATGGGGGTGGCAAAAATGAGAGATCGTGATCTGAATGAAATCGATGGAAGTGTACGTCAAGGTGAGCGTCCGAAACGTGATATGAGTGACAGCGAGCAACGTGGAGAGCGTTCCAGACGTGGCAGAGGGCATGGAGAACATCAGGGAAAACGGGGCCATGGTGCGCAAACATTCCGCCGCGGCCGGATTCTTGTATTTCTGGAGCAGATGCAGAATCGAAGAACAACGCTCGCCAGACAACTTGGTCAGGAGGAGTATGAACATATTCGTCCGATAATCAGTGGGGAGTTGAAAGCCATTGATCAGGTCATCGACGAGTATGTCCATCTTTTCGAACTGCAAAATGAAGATGTAAGTCCCAATAAGAATCTGGAGAGTGAGAGTGAATAAGTATGATTCGTCGTTTTTTTTCGTATTATCGTCCTTATAAAAAACTGTTTTTGATTGATTTTGGATGTGCTGTACTTGCAGGTCTTCTGGAGTTGGCTTTCCCCCTTGCCGTCAGTAAATTCATTAATGAGTTGTTGCCAGGTCAGGATTGGCCTCTTATTTTGCTTGCCTGTATTGTGCTGTTATCCATCTATGCACTTAATACGGTATTGAACTATGTCGTTACATACTGGGGACATATGCTGGGCATTAACATTGAGACCAACATGCGTGAGAAGAT
The window above is part of the Paenibacillus sp. 1781tsa1 genome. Proteins encoded here:
- a CDS encoding cell wall metabolism sensor histidine kinase WalK, yielding MIRSLYIRVVLTFLISVIAGTVISFFMSTWIFEDKLNENARINIRNFGQDVVQIYKTMPLDEAELFVSNMKQLDSYHIRIYDATGKLHTYGKLNGHKSAAVSMEQLKKVLNGGVVQDTPKGIATVLLGLPIKTEMGTKAMFLETLAPPSASFVVQFGLIFASCSLIAGSLLILIASVYLVRPIKKLTKATKRIAAGDFNVKLNITQKTEIGTLARSFEEMMHDLQQLEQMRREFVTNVSHEVQSPLTSISGYASALKQVNLSEQERNRYLDIIISEAKRMSKMSDSLLKLSLLESQSQQLRLNTLSLDEQIRRVIVALQPQWSARNIHFELDLENVKVTADHDQLNQVWTNIIGNSIKFSKDGGMIKVRIEEDIKNVTIRMSDTGIGIPLEDQKRIFERFFKADRSHSRKYDGSGMGLAIVKQIVSLHQGDIRVESEPGQGTTFIITLPIHPPTDN
- a CDS encoding alpha/beta fold hydrolase, whose protein sequence is MNVNQQTDKEVRTKSKTKKVLSILLKVLAAIILAILLFVATVYTVNKISSYSEQKRMEPYGQQVSVDGKNMNVFIQGEGEETIVLLPGFGTASPALDFKPLISELTPYYRVVVVEPFGYGLSDQTERERSTANIVSEVHEALQSLHINRYILMGHSISGIYSLDYVNKYADEVSAYVGLDTSVPAISEQKVEASEIVPIRWYRNLGFPRLQLKMSDDPYAGLPYDEQTKEQLNILIQKNMFNSTQLNEIVSMYSNFKTAEKLTFPVDLPVLFFVQKNHPVVNNWVPEHEKLIENSARGEMVLLEANHYLYRSHAKEIAEKFMSFMAQK
- a CDS encoding alpha/beta fold hydrolase, with protein sequence MRLFEILLVLSCFTLLVDLLFIKKSTKKIGLGIGIGSSVILVAHLLVEGYRWQLLLVYIMTALFIIIVLLRHSEKMVNLKIGKVLKYSLSSLIVILLVASTLLSVYLPVFDLPKPEGPEKVGTQTFHFIDQNRDEILTDDQSDQRELMVQLWYPTENMNNKKRDTLFPNNKEMFKTYIQSFSASLKLPEFVLNYWKYSHSNSYENVEILPSTSPYPVVLLSHGMGTSRVLQASQAENLASHGFIVVTIDHTYSTFATLFPDGRVTGYTTKMTTIDDRREVGDIWTKDVEFVIDQIEKLNSGAIESQFKGKIDVDNIGAMGHSFGGATAFNATYLDHRIKAGVNMDGSLNEVEDRDDINKPFMFIRSGNFEDWLANFEKDRNSNDEVTKFLSDELHIMKNVIEHGGNVIYIEGTQHFNFTDLQFYSELIKLSGITGEINGKRGSSIVNQYVLDFFNKQLKGTGGNLIQGPSDIYPEVKFVDPKEL
- a CDS encoding serine hydrolase, with amino-acid sequence MGRQTGKRTSITALTLVLMMLAPMSVMATPATSNNSDLTYEPTKKIVAEKAKILTETYDTTSVQYALIDAGEIVLSGQTGKNDINNKVPLTSNTIYGIGSTSKMVLTTAVMKLVDEGKIDLDKPVVNYIPDFKMKDNRYKQITTRMLLNHSSGLLGSSGSNATLYGDNDTYSHDTFLDQLALQNLKADPGEYSVYCNDGFTLAEILVERVSGMGFTAFIHKYITEPLDMKHTKTPQDVVDPAAMAGIYSPLVEGQLPQENYNIIATGGIYSTAEDLVKFSQIFTGEVEGILSSKSVEAMAQEEYKRGMWPEDSDTSISYGLGWDSVNLYPFSEYGIKAVTKGGDTISYHSSLIVLPEYNLAAAVTSSGGTSAKDQFIASELLLSALEEKGIITERKPEKSFGVPVKSDIPKEISTDAGIYGSNNSVKKIEMNHAGQMTVSTLTAPSNPAQEYTYTTDGTFVNDKGTEKLKFVTEKNGRTYLWSRSYISLPGLGQLAFSEYTAEKLEANELSQDIATSWEKREGKRYYVVNEKYTSTVYLNSSPILPIHTDKETPGYVSNIKIIGANEAVTELQIPGMAGRDTKEIYFAEKNGVEYITAVGSIYASEELVQRLYSGKQSVTTIQADGYAKWFSIPSTVKGKVMNVKLPSNGAFAVYDQKGICINHTVVSGQNEVVLPENGRIVFAGDVDSTFEISLK
- a CDS encoding alpha/beta fold hydrolase; translated protein: MSVTQPVGKKAKNRTRVKKVRNIILKILGAILIAIVLFLGIVYITNVISSNSEAKKIESYGQHVSVDGKNMNVLIQGEGKETIVLLPGYGTATPVLDFKLLIDQLSPYYKVVAVEPFGYGLSDETEKERTTENIVSEIHEALQQLDIHQYMLMGHSIAGIYGIDYVNKYPDEVTAFVGIDSSVSTQPSITDAKFPLKTFAFLRNTGLLRLMMKVGADPYEGLAFDEQTVEQMKMISNKNMYNPTSLNEMDHIYSNFKGAQGLSFPKELPLLLFVQANNEGVEGWIPLHEGQIKNSVHGKVITMDGSHYLHHTQFKKIAEDFRAFMNEAK